One Saccharopolyspora erythraea NRRL 2338 genomic region harbors:
- a CDS encoding NAD kinase, which produces MTRELLLVVHTGKQYNLRTAEKVAGQLLGAGIRVRVLAEEAAELDPACYTQAVKTGPLAAKGTELVLVLGGDGTLLRAAELARMAQVPVFGVNLGRVGFLAGADSDALDEAVNAVVEGCYHVEERMTVEITASLNGEILATTWALNEASVEKSSRERILDVVIEVDGHPVSAFGCDGVLCSTPTGSTAYAFSAGGPVVWPEVQALLVVPSNAHALFSRPLVVSRESLIALEIAQNGHDAVLCCDGQRHFDLPAGARVEVVAGNTPVRLVRLHDTAFTDRLVGKFELPVQGWRGPVTD; this is translated from the coding sequence TTGACCCGAGAGTTGCTGCTGGTGGTGCACACCGGCAAGCAGTACAACCTGCGGACCGCTGAGAAGGTCGCAGGCCAGCTCCTCGGCGCGGGCATACGGGTGCGCGTGCTCGCCGAGGAGGCCGCGGAGCTCGACCCGGCCTGCTACACCCAGGCGGTGAAGACCGGCCCGCTGGCCGCCAAGGGCACCGAGCTCGTCCTGGTCCTCGGCGGCGACGGCACGCTGCTGCGCGCCGCCGAGCTGGCGCGGATGGCGCAGGTCCCGGTGTTCGGGGTGAACCTCGGCAGGGTCGGATTCCTGGCCGGGGCCGACTCCGACGCGCTCGACGAGGCGGTCAACGCCGTGGTGGAGGGCTGTTACCACGTCGAGGAGCGGATGACGGTGGAGATCACCGCCTCTCTCAACGGTGAGATCCTCGCCACCACCTGGGCGCTCAACGAGGCCAGCGTCGAGAAGAGCAGCCGCGAGCGCATCCTCGACGTGGTCATCGAGGTCGATGGCCACCCGGTTTCGGCGTTCGGCTGCGACGGTGTGCTGTGCTCGACGCCCACCGGCTCCACCGCGTATGCGTTCTCGGCAGGCGGGCCGGTGGTCTGGCCGGAGGTGCAGGCCCTGCTGGTCGTGCCGAGCAACGCGCACGCGCTCTTCTCCCGCCCGCTCGTCGTCTCCAGGGAGTCGCTGATCGCCCTGGAGATCGCGCAGAACGGCCACGACGCGGTCCTGTGCTGCGACGGACAGCGCCACTTCGACCTCCCTGCCGGAGCCCGCGTGGAGGTCGTCGCAGGCAACACCCCGGTCCGCCTGGTTCGCCTGCACGACACGGCCTTCACCGACCGGCTGGTTGGCAAGTTCGAGCTGCCGGTGCAGGGCTGGCGCGGGCCCGTGACGGACTGA
- a CDS encoding TlyA family RNA methyltransferase translates to MPRKARLDAELVRRGLARSREHASELVAAGRVSVRGMVARKSATAVELDAPVLVAEDVDDPGWASRGAHKLLGALEAFEPEGFRVDGRRCLDAGASTGGFTDVLLRRGAKEVVAVDVGYGQLVWKLQTDERVKIHDRTNVRSLTPEEIGGQVELVVADLSFISLKLVLPALIACAAEGADIVPMIKPQFEVGKQRLGSGGVVRDPDLRADAVLEVVRFAENSGLGLRGVVASPLPGPSGNVEYFAWLRVGEGAGAVDADELVAEAVRRGPQSAAKGVDNDVTKASKQW, encoded by the coding sequence GTGCCACGCAAGGCGCGGTTGGACGCCGAACTCGTTCGACGCGGACTCGCCCGGTCCAGGGAGCACGCTTCCGAACTGGTCGCGGCGGGCAGGGTGAGCGTGCGCGGGATGGTCGCCCGCAAGTCCGCCACGGCGGTCGAGCTCGACGCCCCCGTGCTGGTCGCCGAGGACGTCGACGATCCGGGCTGGGCCTCCCGCGGCGCGCACAAGCTCCTCGGCGCCCTGGAGGCGTTCGAGCCGGAAGGTTTTCGCGTAGATGGCCGCCGGTGCCTCGACGCTGGCGCCTCCACGGGCGGCTTCACCGACGTGCTCCTGCGCCGCGGAGCCAAGGAGGTCGTGGCGGTCGACGTCGGATACGGCCAGCTCGTCTGGAAGCTGCAAACCGATGAACGGGTCAAGATCCACGACCGCACCAACGTGCGCTCCCTGACCCCGGAGGAGATCGGTGGCCAGGTCGAACTGGTCGTCGCCGACCTGTCGTTCATCTCGCTGAAGCTCGTCCTGCCCGCGTTGATCGCGTGCGCGGCCGAGGGAGCCGACATCGTCCCGATGATCAAACCGCAGTTCGAGGTGGGCAAGCAGCGTCTCGGCTCGGGCGGGGTCGTCCGTGATCCCGATCTCCGAGCCGACGCGGTGCTCGAGGTGGTGCGCTTCGCCGAGAACAGCGGCCTCGGCCTCCGAGGGGTCGTGGCCAGTCCGCTGCCGGGCCCGTCCGGCAACGTCGAGTACTTCGCATGGCTGCGTGTCGGCGAAGGAGCAGGCGCGGTGGACGCTGACGAACTCGTCGCCGAGGCGGTGCGCAGGGGGCCGCAGTCCGCGGCCAAAGGCGTCGACAACGACGTGACCAAGGCGAGCAAGCAGTGGTGA